AAGACCGACGTCAGAGCGATGCGCCCGCGGTGGTCTTGCGGGTGGAAACGATCTGGTCGACCAGACCGTACGCCAGGGCGTCCTCGGCCGTGAGGATCTTGTCGCGCTCGATGTCCTCGCTGATCTTCTCCAGCGGGGTCGTCGAGTGCCGGGCCAGCATCTGCTCCAGCTGCGTGCGCATCCGGAGGATCTCGTTGGCCGCGATCTCCAGGTCGGAGAGCTGCTCGCGGCCCGTCTGCGAGGACGGCTGGTGGATGAGCACCCGGGCGTGCGGGAGCGCCATGCGCTTGCCCGGGGTGCCCGCGGCGAGCAGGACCGCGGCGGCGGAGGCCGCCTGGCCCATGCAGACCGTCTGGATGTCCGGCTTCACGAACTGCATCGTGTCGTAGATCGCGGTGAGCGCGGTGAACGAGCCGCCGGGGCTGTTGATGTAGATCGAGATGTCGCGGTCGGGGTCCATCGACTCCAGGCACAGCAGCTGCGCCATGACGTCGTTGGCCGAGGCGTCGTCGATCTGGACGCCCAGGAAGATCACGCGCTCCTCGAAGAGCTTCGCGTACGGGTCGTACTCACGCACACCCTGCGAGGTGCGCTCCACGAAGCGCGGGACGACGTAGCGGTTGTCCACCTGCGGGCCGGTGTAGAGGCCGCTCGCGGAGGCGCCGGAGAAGTTGTTCATGTGGGTGTTCACCATCCTGGTGGCGTTCTGTGGGCTGGAGGTCTCGGCGTGCGAGAGGCGTACGGAAGGTGGTGCGGCCGGTCCGGTGGGAACCGGATCAGGCACCGGTGCCGCCGCCGCCCGGGATGCCCGACGCGACCGTGATGATCTCGTCGATGAGGCCGTAGTCCTTGGCCTCCTCCGCCGTGTACCAGCGGTCGCGGTCGCCGTCGCGGATGATCGTCTCGACGGTCTGGCCGGAGTGACGGGCGGTGATCTCCGCCATCCGCGTCTTGGTGCGGAGCAGGTACTGCGCCTGGATCTTGATGTCCGAGGCCGTGCCGCCGATGCCGGCCGAACCCTGGTGCATGAGGATGTCGGTGTTCGGGAGCGCGAAGCGCTTGCCCGCGGCGCCGCCGGTGAGCAGGAACTGGCCCATGGAGGCGGCCATGCCCATGCCGATGGTGACGACGTCGTTCGGGATGTACTGCATGGTGTCGTAGACGGCCATGCCGGCCGTCACCGAGCCACCGGGGCTGTTGATGTAGAGGTAGATGTCCTTGTCGGGCTCGGCGGCAAGGAGGAGAAGCTGTGCGGTGATCTTGTTGGCGATGTCATCGTCGACCTGCTGACCGAGGAAGATGATGCGCTCGCCGAGCAGTCGGCTGTAGACCTGGTCACCGAGGCCTCCACCGAGGGACGGCTCTCCGGCGGCGTAGGGCATCAGATTCGTCACGTATCCACCTGCTCGTCTCTGACGGCTCCGGCCGTCTCAGCGTCTTCGTACCGGGCGGGTGAAGTCACTGCCCCACCCTTCCTCTTCATGGACCCTAACGCGCAGGTGGGACAACGCCATCCCGCTTCCGCAACTGTTCGCTGGGAGCGCAAGGTCCGCAGTGGGC
The nucleotide sequence above comes from Streptomyces sp. NBC_01116. Encoded proteins:
- a CDS encoding ATP-dependent Clp protease proteolytic subunit yields the protein MVNTHMNNFSGASASGLYTGPQVDNRYVVPRFVERTSQGVREYDPYAKLFEERVIFLGVQIDDASANDVMAQLLCLESMDPDRDISIYINSPGGSFTALTAIYDTMQFVKPDIQTVCMGQAASAAAVLLAAGTPGKRMALPHARVLIHQPSSQTGREQLSDLEIAANEILRMRTQLEQMLARHSTTPLEKISEDIERDKILTAEDALAYGLVDQIVSTRKTTAGASL
- a CDS encoding ATP-dependent Clp protease proteolytic subunit is translated as MPYAAGEPSLGGGLGDQVYSRLLGERIIFLGQQVDDDIANKITAQLLLLAAEPDKDIYLYINSPGGSVTAGMAVYDTMQYIPNDVVTIGMGMAASMGQFLLTGGAAGKRFALPNTDILMHQGSAGIGGTASDIKIQAQYLLRTKTRMAEITARHSGQTVETIIRDGDRDRWYTAEEAKDYGLIDEIITVASGIPGGGGTGA